One region of Labrus mixtus chromosome 1, fLabMix1.1, whole genome shotgun sequence genomic DNA includes:
- the LOC132972292 gene encoding interleukin-18 receptor 1-like, with protein MTMKILPVHLVFLLTFLTGVFSLSHTAVHIKAGEMVALLCPHHKGSNDAELIWTSHTAQETLLISSISSAEQRQMGLLVHGRNLVILGASVNHQGNYSCSQGNASSEFMLTVYTEQSREYEEQTTYSTTCFTQESCMLNCPDVNIPDVNTPNMTTNDIIWHKKGEPFPIDGYFLSVEKNNHGNYTCTRSYLYDQQSYNRTFTVILDVKPKIIQKSSTINSPLQDEVFHVDLGSPAVISCIAVAFSDSDSLYWLSGNSMLKKDESLTVFYNETRENIDDEIHITASLVIKSVTEEDLSIHYTCKLDSDDTPSYVIITLAQKARPSYISLAVGSVCIIVVMLLTTAVYVKFKIHITLFLRDALGCLSSASDGQSYDAFLMCYKSDADGLSEDDRECLKSVLEERFGYNLCLYDRDILPGKAVAEAVLDCIEQSRAVVLVPTSLDPGLGSGLLSVIHSALVEKKTRLVFIKTESTEVSKSGSVPEALQLLSEAGNCVTWKGKRSLTPSSSFFWKQLRYHLPAPQHVPKIRLLTQTV; from the exons GTGTGTTTTCATTGAGTCACACAGCGGTTCATATCAAGGCAGGCGAGATGGTGGCCCTGTTGTGCCCACATCATAAAGGGTCTAATGATGCTGAGCTGATCTGGACCAGTCACACTGCCCAGGAGACTCTTCTGATCAGCAGCATTTCATCTGCAGAGCAGAGGCAGATGGGTCTGCTGGTTCATGGGAGGAATCTTGTGATTCTCGGTGCATCTGTAAACCATCAGGGGAATTACTCATGCTCTCAGGG GAATGCCAGCAGTGAGTTCATGCTCACAGTTTACacggagcagagcagagagtaTGAAGAGCAGACCACGTACTCAACAACATGTTTCACACAAGAGTCCTGCATGTTGAATTGCCCTGATGTAAATATCCCTGATGTAAATACTCCAAACATGACCACCAACGACATCATATGGCACAAG AAAGGAGAGCCATTTCCAATCGACGGTTACTTTTTAAGTGTGGAAAAGAACAACCATGGCAACTACACCTGTACTAGATCTTACCTGTACGATCAGCAATCATATAACAGGACCTTTACAGTGATCCTTGACGTCAAACCCa aaataatTCAGAAATCTTCTACGATCAATTCCCCCCTCCAGGATGAGGTATTTCATGTAGATTTGG GCTCACCTGCGGTCATTTCTTGTATAGCTGTGGCATTTTCGGACTCAGATTCTCTGTACTGGTTGAGCGGAAACTCgatgttgaaaaaagatgaaagctTAACAGTTTTCTACAATGAAACGAG AGAAAACATAGATGACGAAATACACATTACAGCATCTCTAGTCATCAAGAGCGTGACTGAGGAGGATCTATCAATACATTACACCTGTAAACTGGATTCTGACGACACACCCTCATACGTCATCATCACACTGGCCCAAAAAG CTCGCCCCTCTTACATTTCCTTGGCTGTTGGCAGTGTCTGCATTATAGTGGTGATGCTTTTGACTACAGCTGTCTACGTAAAGTTCAAAATTCACATCACTCTTTTCCTGCGAGATGCTCTTGGCTGCCTCAGCAGCGCCTCAG atGGACAAAGCTATGACGCCTTTTTGATGTGTTATAAGAGCGACGCGGATGGACTGAGTGAAGACGACAGAGAATGTCTGAAGAGTGTTTTGGAGGAGAGATTTGGTTACAATCTCTGTCTGTATGACCGTGACATCTTACCAGGGAAAG CTGTAGCAGAAGCTGTGTTGGACTGTATAGAGCAGAGCCGGGCGGTGGTTCTGGTTCCCACCTCTTTAGATCCTGGTCTAGGATCTGGTCTGCTGAGTGTCATCCATTCAGCCCTTGTTGAGAAAAAGACTCGCTTAGTTTTCATCAAAACTGAGTCAACCGAAGTGTCAAAGTCAGGTTCAGTACCGGAGGCATTACAGCTTCTAAGTGAGGCTGGAAACTGTGTCACCTGGAAAGGAAAACGTTCCCTgacgccctcctcctccttcttctggAAGCAGCTACGCTATCACCTACCTGCCCCGCAACATGTGCCAAAAATAAGGCTTTTAACTCAGACAGTCTAA
- the LOC132972278 gene encoding interleukin-18 receptor accessory protein-like → MQTGYFLFLLIFPNFFEACCVGNHQNKWKVPQQNTTHHLYRAVEGEIFMMPCIRHADLVWSRIGQGREGNKGPSIPCGREFLAEDKHSGNYSCLTGGSKRFFHLQVLKNNSLGCFNPEENSVLLLVGAGSKIHCPGVNCSDDTDAVWFKGNKRVSEQRRASCQKNGVLHLCQVKVQDKGVYFCDRQIIEQGVKWTFRRAVTATAVPHDKPTDPPRIMYPDRSMTEEAELGQSHTLTCKVYFPFELKFSPEVRWYMHDGGNMERVTLLHMEEQQQERVNIEEYKVTQRSIIKEVTPQHLNNTYTCIATNSVGNSSITIMLKKKIKVQWPSLVGYPIASLLLVGGLGIILHVKWLELQLIYRSHLQCGKHDGEEKEFDVFLSFVWSDSSTETEGVLTLSSQSGTDTDEEVCLSSFDLLNSEGKVTHKPLEVLLPQVLEEQWGYRLCLLERDVLPGGAYTNDVVFAIQRSRMLICLVSADYLSNSNAVFVLESGVQALLQNSSPKLLLIWANGGSAALLQPDPPLPVLVQRALKVLPSLDWTSGKPARASNNFWKSLRKAMPDHRE, encoded by the exons ATGCAAACTGGATACTTTCTTTTCTTATTAATCTTTCCCAATTTTTTTGAGGCATGCTGCGTGGGAAACCATCAAAACAAATGGaaag TTCCCCAACAGAATACTACACATCATCTCTACAGAGCAGTGGAGGGGGAAATCTTTATGATGCCTTGCATTAGACATGCAGATCTGGTGTGGTCCAGGATTGGACAAGGCAGAGAGGGAAATAAAGGCCCATCCATTCCCTGTGGGAGGGAGTTCCTAGCAGAAGATAAACATTCTGGAAATTACTCCTGCCTCACAGG TGGCAGCAAACGGTTCTTCCATCTGCAGGTGTTGAAGAACAACAGCCTTGGATGCTTCAATCCGGAGGAGAATAGTGTTTTGCTGCTTGTTGGAGCAGGTTCGAAGATCCACTGCCCAGGTGTCAACTGTAGTGACGACACAGATGCTGTTTGGTTCAAG GGTAACAAAAGAGTGTCTGAACAGCGGAGAGCCTCTTGTCAGAAAAATGGGGTGTTACATCTCTGCCAAGTCAAAGTACAAGATAAAGGTGTATATTTCTGTGACAGACAGATAATTGAGCAAGGAGTCAAATGGACCTTCAGGAGGGCTGTTACAGCCACAGCCGTAC CTCATGACAAACCAACAGACCCACCCAGGATCATGTATCCTGACCGCAGCATGACAGAGGAAGCAGAGCTCG GTCAGTCTCACACGCTGACATGTAAGGTATATTTTCCTTTTGAGCTAAAGTTTTCACCAGAGGTTCGGTGGTACATGCATGACGGTGGGAACATGGAGCGCGTGACTTTACTACACATGGAGGAGCAACA ACAGGAGAGGGTGAATATTGAAGAATACAAAGTGACACAAAGATCCATTATAAAAGAAGTGACTCCACAGCACTTGAACAACACATACACCTGCATCGCCACTAATTCTGTCGGAAACAGCAGCATCACTATCATgctgaagaagaaaattaaaG TTCAATGGCCGTCACTGGTTGGATATCCCATTGCATCACTGCTGCTTGTAGGTGGGCTGGGAATCATTTTGCATGTGAAATGGCTGGAGCTACAGCTTATCTACAGATCCCACTTACAATGTGGAAAACATGACGGAG aggagaaagagtttgatgtgtttctgtCGTTCGTGTGGAGTGATTCATCAACAGAGACTGAGGGAGTTTTGACCCTTTCCTCCCAATCAGGGACGGACACTGACGAGGAAG tatgtttatcCAGCTTTGACCTATTGAACTCCGAGGGAAAAGTCACCCACAAACCACTAGAAGTGCTGTTACCCCAGGTGTTAGAGGAGCAGTGGGGGTATCGACTCTGTCTTCTGGAGAGAGATGTTCTGcctggaggag caTACACAAATGATGTGGTCTTTGCAATACAGAGAAGCAGAATGCTCATCTGTCTTGTGTCAGCTGACTACCTCTCCAACAGTAATGCTGTGTTTGTACTGGAATCAGGAGTCCAG GCTTTGCTTCAAAATTCAAGCCCTAAACTTCTGCTAATATGGGCCAATGGAGGGTCAGCAGCCCTCTTACAGCCGGACCCCCCGCTGCCTGTCCTGGTCCAAAGGGCCTTGAAGGTGCTCCCCAGTCTGGACTGGACCTCAGGCAAACCTGCCAGAGCTTCCAACAACTTCTGGAAGTCTTTGAGGAAGGCCATGCCTGATCACAGAGAGTGA
- the stk16 gene encoding serine/threonine-protein kinase 16 gives MGQTLCICSRGSITIDNKRYYFVQKLDEGGFSYVDLVEGVKDGRFYALKRILCHDREGRQEAQTEVEMHQMFNHPNILSLVAHTFIDRGGKTEAWLLLPYIRKGSLWSVLEKLRDKGNLMPERQILQILRGICSGLKAIHEKGYAHRDMKPTNVLLDEDDRPVLMDLGSMNRARIEVRGSREAMTIQDWAAQRCTISYRAPELFNVESHCIIDERTDIWSLGCVLYCMMMLEGPYDMIFQKGDSVALAVQNPVTIPQSCSYSEGLQMLLSSIMVSNPQERPNIHWVLDQVQDLQSRSPNTQTNMV, from the exons ATGGGACAGACCCTGTGCATATGTTCCCGTGGCTCCATCACCATTGACAACAAGAGATATTACTTTGTCCAGAAACTAGACGAAGG AGGGTTCAGTTATGTCGATCTGGTAGAGGGGGTAAAAGATGGGCGCTTCTATGCCCTGAAGAGGATCTTGTGCCATGACCGTGAAGGCCGTCAGGAGGCGCAGACAGAGGTGGAAATGCACCAGATGTTTAATCACCCCAACATCTTGAGCCTGGTTGCACACACTTTTATTGATCGTGGAGGCAAGACCGAAGCTTGGCTACTTCTGCCTTATATTCGA AAAGGCAGTCTGTGGTCTGTTTTGGAGAAGCTGAGAGACAAGGGAAACTTGATGCCTGAAAGACAGATTTTGCAAATCTTGCGTGGCATCTGTTCTGGGCTCAAGGCCATCCATGAAAAGGGCTATGCACACAG AGACATGAAACCCACAAATGTGCTTCTAGATGAGGACGACAGGCCAGTTCTGATGGACTTGGGCTCTATGAACCGTGCCAGGATTGAG gttagAGGAAGCAGAGAAGCCATGACCATACAGGACTGGGCAGCCCAGCGGTGCACCATCTCATACAGGGCTCCTGAACTCTTCAACGTAGAAAGCCACTGCATTATAGATGAGCGCACAGATATCTGG TCGCTTGGTTGTGTGCTTTACTGCATGATGATGTTGGAGGGGCCGTACGACATGATCTTTCAGAAGGGGGACAGTGTTGCCCTCGCTGTCCAGAATCCAGTGACCATCCCACAGTCCTGCAG TTACTCGGAGGGCCTGCAGATGCTGCTGAGCTCCATCATGGTGTCGAATCCTCAGGAGAGACCAAACATCCACTGGGTTCTTGACCAGGTGCAGGACCTGCAGAGTCGCAGCCCCAACACCCAAACCAACATGGTGTGA
- the LOC132972313 gene encoding PEST proteolytic signal-containing nuclear protein-like produces the protein MMADYKHNRRVFSEDGGPQEEEGRVKTKPVSCSTAGGEGNAVKRTSQHLTSDDEDESSSGPPAPPKVSKIGFSMGSQMSKKSNPISIKLGASKPKEPAPSVPPKKAAMASVFNEDDDSEPEEMPPEAKMRMKNIGRETPTSAGPNSFNKGKQGFSDHQKLWERKIKAQADKL, from the exons ATGATGGCGGATTACAAGCATAACAGAAGAGTTTTCAGCGAAGACGGAG GGCCGCAAGAGGAGGAAGGCAGAGTGAAAACTAAGCCTGTGTCTTGTAGTACTGCGGGAGGAGAGGGGAACGCAGTCAAACGCACATCCCAGCATCTCACATCTGACGACGAGGATGAGTCCTCCTCAGGCCCACCAGCACCCCCCAAAGTCTCCAAGATCGGCTTCAGCATGGGAAGCCAGATGAGCAAGAAATCCAACCCAATTTCTATCAAACTTGGAGCATCA AAACCAAAAGAGCCGGCACCATCCGTTCCTCCAAAAAAGGCAGCAATGGCGTCTGTTTTtaatgaggatgatgat AGTGAACCTGAGGAGATGCCGCCCGAGGCAAAGATGAGAATGAAGAACATTGGGAG GGAGACACCTACATCTGCGGGACCCAATTCTTTCAACAAGGGAAAGCAGGGCTTCTCTGATCATCAAAAACTTTGGGAGAGGAAGATAAAGGCCCAAGCAGACAAATTGTAA